From Cataglyphis hispanica isolate Lineage 1 chromosome 3, ULB_Chis1_1.0, whole genome shotgun sequence, a single genomic window includes:
- the LOC126859348 gene encoding prefoldin subunit 5: MSEEVSVKPPYEVINLATLPNLNIQQLTMFKQQLDKELEVFQDSLHTLKIAQSRFQESGACLEKITVATEGNEILVPLTGSMYVTGKLAEANNVIVDVGTGYYAKKSVDDAKDYFKRKVDYVTEQMEKIQQVGIERTKLREATMDIIDAKIQPHWEKDRGLGLRK; encoded by the exons ATGTCAGAAGAGGTTTCCGTGAAGCCTCCCTATGAGGTGATCAACTTAGCGACTCTGCCGAATTTAAATATCCAACAACTGACAATGTTTAAACAACAATTGGACAAGGAGCTCGAAGTGTTTCAGGATTCTTTGCATACTTTAAAGATCGCGCAAAGCAGATTTCAAGAATCGGGTGCTTGTCTCGAAAAAATTACGGTGGCCACCGAAG GTAATGAAATACTAGTACCTTTGACAGGCTCTATGTATGTGACTGGAAAGCTGGCCGAGGCAAATAATGTGATTGTAGATGTTGGTACTGgttattatgcaaaaaagaGTGTTGACGATGCAaaggattattttaaaagaaaagttgaTTATGTGACAGAGCAAATGGAAAAGATCCAGCAGGTTGGAATTGAAAGAACCAAATTGAGAGAAGCAACAATGGATATAATAGATGCAAAAATTCAACCTCATTGGGAAAAAGATCGTGGATTAGGATTACGaaagtga